One stretch of Euwallacea similis isolate ESF13 chromosome 6, ESF131.1, whole genome shotgun sequence DNA includes these proteins:
- the LOC136409613 gene encoding BTB/POZ domain-containing protein 7 — MSIFGCLFPCAPQLSWRSAIESERCMSERMGASASASQGPDGLGLNQGLGFPPGLEPPGSREKKKRVTGFATLKKKFIRRRRSSKACDHGRILRELVSDWSPLEIAALLEEYEALQALKDLSVQAELARPPAATFKQDLSALFDFKYCTDADLVYRGACFPIHRALVSARCPYFRDLLAGCPGYGARICLDLRSPSVDVQLFSALLRYLYTGDICHHNGNIDLNLLRRLREEFGSPNPLEDDLRYLLESGDHADAALVFTEGADGPLGPRPDSAGSEYGFRPRLELPCHRAVLAARSPFFRSVLARRARNQEERQPTRIVLDEGVIPKRYARVLLHAVYLDQVDLSLISRGGCGGGLGEAHALAHTGRARPSPLEEAMELYQIGRFLELDILSQGCEDLILEALSLDTLPAVLQWSSQPHGSAWVHRQALHFLREEFQPVSQSLVFYQLDKEHIIEVLKSPFLQASELEVLQAVLKWGEHELIRRMEDREPNVVSHTAHSVTRKGVKKRDLSDIELREILSDLLPWVRMDHVLPPNSEVLLQAIRRGLVSTPPSHMIGGERENLRINAWIRGSKNNGLFVQPRLFIPYYDELKVLVEDQMVQEAEMVRGRRIRCGPDPDISYMMETRTGPTGVDVLGGAPPVPDAGALNAMLKREQKLRQAPGCQLALSMPLSSRAEIGRQIRLRVVREFNLPDNVAEALEAYRVGTQTEETSSTGRRSPGRRRLATPPRRLAETPDRLPDVAMGPSSLGPPPAPSELRLDLGDGPLPRSTGRSAYRLCPPGPNFPPAAPVPRFL, encoded by the exons ATGAGCATATTTGGGTGTCTCTTCCCGTGTGCCCCGCAGTTAAGCTGGAGGAGCGCCATTGAGAGTGAGCGCTGCATGTCAGAGCGGATGGGGGCCAGTGCGTCGGCTTCGCAAGGACCTGATGGTTTGGGGCTCAATCAAGGCCTAGGGTTTCCTCCAGGCTTGGAGCCTCCTGGTTCTCGTGAGAAAAAAAAGCGTGTTACTGGTTTTGCTACCCTTAAAAAGAAGTTTATCAGAAGGAGAAG GTCTTCAAAAGCATGTGATCATGGCAGAATTTTGCGGGAACTAGTCTCAGATTGGAGCCCATTAGAAATAGCCGCCCTCTTGGAGGAATATGAAGCCCTCCAGGCGCTTAAAGATCTGAGTGTCCAAGCGGAATTGGCTAGACCTCCTGCTGCGACATTTAAGCAGGACTTGTCGGCTCTTTTCGACTTCAAGTATTGTACCGACGCCGATTTGGTCTATCGAGGGGCTTGCTTTCCTATTCACAGGGCTCTGGTTTCTGCCAGATGTCCCTATTTCCGAGATTTGTTGGCTGGATGTCCTGGATATGGTGCCAGGATTTGTTTGGATCTTCGTTCACCTTCTGTAGATGTACAGTTGTTTTCCGCATTGCTTAGATACTTATATACTG GTGATATTTGTCATCACAACGGAAACATAGACTTGAATCTCCTTAGAAGACTGCGGGAGGAATTTGGTTCTCCCAATCCATTAGAAGATGACCTGCGTTACCTCCTGGAGTCGGGAGATCATGCAGATGCCGCGTTAGTGTTCACTGAAGGTGCAGATGGCCCATTAGGGCCTCGGCCTGATTCAGCTGGTTCGGAATATGGCTTTAGACCACGACTAGAGTTGCCTTGCCATAGAGCCGTACTAGCTGCACGTTCCCCATTTTTTAGGTCAGTTTTAGCTCGACGGGCCAGGAACCAAGAGGAACGACAACCCACTCGAATCGTTTTGGATGAGGGTGTTATTCCAAAGAGATATGCTAGGGTCTTACTTCATGCCGTCTATTTGGATCAG GTCGATCTAAGTTTAATTTCGCGCGGTGGCTGTGGTGGCGGATTGGGTGAGGCGCATGCACTTGCGCACACCGGGAGAGCAAGACCATCACCCTTAGAGGAAGCCATGGAATTATACCAGATAGGGCGGTTCTTAGAATTGGATATTCTATCCCAAGGGTGTGAAGACCTCATTCTAGAGGCACTCTCTTTAGACACACTTCCAGCAGTGTTGCAATGGTCTAGTCAACCTCATGGTTCTGCGTGGGTACACAGACAG gcgctacattttttaagagaagAATTCCAGCCAGTTTCGCAATCACTGGTGTTTTACCAGCTAGACAAAGAACATATAATTGAAGTATTGAAAAGTCCGTTTTTACAAGCCAGTGAACTTGAGGTCCTGCAGGCAGTTTTGAAGTGGGGGGAACATGAATTGATCCGCAGAATGGAAGATCGAG AACCCAATGTAGTCAGCCACACAGCCCATTCAGTCACGAGGAAAGGAGTAAAAAAACGAGATTTGAGCGATATCGAATTAAGAGAAATTTTGTCGGATCTGTTGCCATGGGTGCGTATGGATCATGTGCTTCCACCCAACAGCGAAGTTCTCTTACAAGCCATCCGGCGAGGTTTAGTAAGCACCCCTCCAAGTCACATGATTGGGGGCGAACGTGAAAACCTTCGCATAAATGCCTGGATACGGGGTTCTAAGAATAACGGACTGTTTGTTCAGCCACGGTTATTTATACCGTATTATGACGAATTAAAAGTATTGGTGGAAGATCAGATGGTACAAGAGGCAGAAATGGTGCGAGGCAGACGAATTCGTTGTGGTCCGGATCCAGATATTTCCTATATGATGGAAACTCGGACTGGACCAACAGGAGTCGATGTCTTAGGTGGAGCACCTCCAGTACCTGATGCTGGTGCTTTGAATGCAATGCTAAAACGAGAGCAAAAACTGCGCCAAGCACCTGGTTGCCAGTTAGCCTTGAGCATGCCCCTTAGCAGCCGAGCCGAAATTGGGCGGCAAATTAGGTTACGCGTCGTGCGTGAATTCAATCTTCCAGACAACGTCGCTGAAGCTCTGGAAGCGTATCGCGTCGGAACTCAGACTGAGGAAACGTCGTCTACGGGCCGGAGAAGTCCCGGAAGGCGTCGATTGGCGACACCCCCTCGAAGACTGGCCGAAACTCCCGATCGATTACCTGATGTTGCAATGGGTCCGTCCTCCTTGGGACCTCCACCGGCACCCTCCGAATTACGTTTAGATTTAGGCGATGGACCTCTACCGCGTAGCACTGGACGTTCTGCGTATCGGTTGTGTCCCCCAGGACCGAATTTCCCTCCTGCCGCTCCTGTTCCTCGATTCTTATAG